From the genome of Vibrio porteresiae DSM 19223, one region includes:
- a CDS encoding homogentisate 1,2-dioxygenase: MPNRIWYPHQEGICSKQAHADFPEQTFEREAGRDGFYGPATHFHHRHAPTGWSEWQGELRPRAFDLAKLSHSEHRSPWHAPLLLHNAQCKIRFWHLNQSMNALVRNADGDELLFIHAGSGALFCDYGHLVFSAGDYVLIPRGTIWRIEVEQPLAILMIENSGGRFGLPEKGLVGSHAIFDPAILRVPAIDEAFRHQYSEHTTLVYVKRGDTISTITYPFNPLDAVGWHGDLSVVSLNWRDIRPLMSHRYHLPPSAHTTFVAEGFVVCTFVPRPVESDAGALKVPFYHSNDDYDEVLFYHHGQFFSRDNIHPGMVTFHPAGFTHGPHPKAYHKAQTEPATFIDEVAVMIDTRNALSFTPQARKVELEDYVYSWQVR; this comes from the coding sequence ATGCCTAACCGAATCTGGTATCCTCATCAAGAAGGCATCTGCTCAAAGCAGGCTCATGCCGACTTTCCCGAGCAGACCTTCGAACGGGAGGCGGGGCGTGATGGATTTTATGGCCCAGCGACCCACTTTCATCATCGTCATGCCCCCACGGGTTGGAGTGAGTGGCAAGGAGAATTGCGTCCAAGGGCATTTGACTTGGCTAAATTGAGTCACTCTGAGCACCGTTCACCTTGGCATGCGCCACTTTTGTTACATAACGCCCAGTGCAAAATACGCTTCTGGCATTTAAATCAATCAATGAATGCGTTAGTGCGTAACGCCGATGGTGATGAGCTTTTGTTTATCCATGCTGGTAGTGGCGCACTGTTTTGCGATTATGGTCATCTGGTCTTTAGCGCTGGTGATTATGTATTAATTCCGCGTGGTACCATCTGGCGCATTGAAGTAGAGCAGCCTCTTGCCATCTTGATGATTGAAAACAGTGGCGGTCGCTTCGGGCTGCCAGAGAAAGGGTTGGTTGGCAGTCACGCGATTTTTGATCCTGCCATATTACGGGTGCCCGCCATTGATGAGGCTTTTCGCCATCAATACAGCGAACATACCACGTTAGTTTATGTCAAACGTGGTGACACGATTTCAACCATCACTTATCCGTTTAATCCTCTCGATGCGGTGGGCTGGCATGGAGATTTGAGCGTGGTGAGTTTGAACTGGCGTGACATTCGCCCACTGATGTCCCACCGTTACCATTTACCTCCCTCGGCGCATACCACCTTTGTTGCAGAGGGTTTCGTTGTCTGTACCTTTGTTCCAAGGCCGGTAGAGTCTGATGCCGGAGCATTAAAAGTGCCGTTTTACCACAGCAACGACGACTATGATGAAGTGCTTTTTTATCATCATGGTCAGTTTTTTAGTCGCGACAATATTCATCCGGGGATGGTGACCTTTCATCCAGCTGGATTTACCCACGGTCCACATCCTAAGGCGTATCACAAAGCTCAAACTGAGCCAGCTACCTTTATTGATGAAGTAGCGGTGATGATCGATACGCGAAATGCACTCAGTTTTACGCCACAAGCTAGGAAAGTTGAATTAGAAGATTATGTGTACAGTTGGCAAGTTCGCTGA
- a CDS encoding fumarylacetoacetate hydrolase family protein, whose protein sequence is MKLATLKNTRRDGQLIVVSRDLASYVAVPGIAHSLQEVMDHWDKMRPGLQEIYQNLNAGKRPDAGRFDPKKCHSPLPRAYHWADCSAYVHHVELVRKARGAQMPPSFWTDPLIYQGGSDTFLAPTDNIPLRNSKWGLDFEAEIAVITDDVPMGCTVEQAAKAIKLVMLVNDVSLRELIPGEIAKGFGFYQSKPSSSFSPVAVTPDELGPAWDGRRVMLPLISTLNGAVFGQPNAGTDMTFDFPHLICHAAKTRALCAGTILGSGTVSNHQPEDDSSLVANGGVGYSCIAERRMIEILQHGHANTEFLRAGDRIRLEMLDTQGKSIFGAIDQQVVEVS, encoded by the coding sequence ATGAAACTGGCAACCTTGAAAAACACGCGCCGCGACGGACAGCTCATTGTAGTGAGTCGCGATCTTGCAAGCTATGTGGCGGTCCCCGGTATTGCCCACTCATTACAAGAGGTGATGGATCATTGGGATAAAATGCGACCGGGACTCCAGGAGATTTATCAGAATTTAAATGCGGGTAAACGCCCCGATGCAGGGCGCTTCGATCCTAAAAAATGCCACTCTCCCTTACCAAGGGCCTACCATTGGGCAGATTGCTCTGCCTATGTCCATCATGTTGAGCTTGTTAGAAAAGCTCGGGGCGCACAGATGCCCCCCAGTTTCTGGACCGATCCATTAATCTACCAAGGTGGCAGTGATACTTTTCTTGCTCCGACCGACAATATTCCCTTACGTAACTCAAAGTGGGGTCTTGATTTTGAAGCTGAAATCGCGGTGATTACCGATGACGTGCCTATGGGGTGCACTGTAGAGCAGGCAGCCAAAGCGATTAAGTTGGTGATGCTGGTCAATGATGTCTCCCTGCGTGAGTTGATTCCTGGCGAGATCGCGAAAGGATTTGGTTTTTATCAATCCAAACCTTCATCTTCTTTTAGCCCAGTGGCGGTGACACCGGATGAACTCGGGCCAGCATGGGATGGTAGGCGAGTTATGTTGCCACTCATTAGCACCCTAAATGGTGCGGTGTTTGGTCAGCCTAACGCAGGTACCGATATGACCTTCGATTTTCCTCATTTAATTTGTCATGCAGCGAAAACTCGCGCTTTATGTGCGGGGACGATTCTAGGGTCGGGAACGGTTTCCAATCATCAACCGGAAGATGACAGCAGTTTGGTCGCCAATGGTGGTGTAGGGTACTCCTGCATTGCAGAAAGGCGGATGATTGAGATTTTGCAGCATGGACATGCGAATACCGAGTTTCTTCGCGCAGGCGATCGTATTCGTTTGGAAATGCTGGATACCCAAGGAAAATCGATTTTTGGCGCAATTGACCAACAGGTGGTTGAGGTAAGCTGA
- the maiA gene encoding maleylacetoacetate isomerase, translated as MDKIELYSYWRSSAAYRVRIALNLKQIDYQQKAVNLLTGQGQPIEFHLLNPTGLVPVFVHNDVVLNQSLAIMLYLEEAFPKPALLPSGNDRYQVIAMAQDIISDIHPLNNLRVLRYLANPIGATQEQKGAWYHHWVHTGFSALESRLVACAGHYAFGDAVTMLDVCLVPQVYNAERFDVDMTDYPIICRITEKLRLHPAFVRALPENQPDAQ; from the coding sequence ATGGACAAAATTGAGCTATACAGTTATTGGCGTTCTTCTGCTGCCTATCGAGTGCGTATTGCTCTGAACTTAAAGCAGATTGACTACCAACAAAAGGCAGTCAATCTGCTCACAGGTCAAGGGCAACCGATCGAATTTCATCTGCTCAATCCAACAGGGTTAGTGCCCGTCTTTGTGCATAACGACGTGGTATTGAATCAGAGTTTGGCCATCATGCTCTATCTTGAAGAGGCGTTTCCTAAACCCGCGTTACTGCCTAGCGGCAATGATCGTTACCAAGTGATTGCCATGGCGCAGGACATCATCAGTGATATTCATCCACTTAATAACTTGCGAGTATTGCGTTATCTTGCCAATCCCATTGGCGCTACTCAGGAACAAAAAGGGGCTTGGTATCATCATTGGGTACATACGGGATTTAGTGCCTTGGAGAGCCGTTTGGTCGCCTGTGCTGGACATTACGCCTTTGGTGACGCTGTCACTATGCTCGACGTTTGTTTAGTGCCACAAGTGTATAATGCAGAGCGCTTTGATGTGGATATGACTGACTATCCGATCATCTGCCGTATTACGGAAAAGCTACGCCTACACCCCGCCTTTGTACGCGCATTGCCTGAAAATCAACCAGACGCTCAATGA
- a CDS encoding DedA family protein → MSLQQLVAEYGYLAVAIGTFFEGETILVLGGFAAHRGYLDLFWVIVSAFAGTLFGDQLYYFIGRAKGKSAIDKRPKWKAKSARVFHLLNKHQILLILGFRFLYGIRTVTPFLIGASNVPPQRFIVLNVIGALIWAIAVGVLGYLFGNTVEIFLHNIKHYEMTFFAAVCFCGVVLWSWKRWKNVNK, encoded by the coding sequence ATGTCTCTGCAGCAGTTAGTGGCGGAATACGGGTATCTAGCCGTCGCCATCGGGACCTTTTTTGAAGGGGAAACCATCTTAGTTTTAGGCGGCTTTGCTGCCCATCGCGGTTATCTGGATCTGTTTTGGGTGATTGTCAGTGCGTTTGCTGGCACTTTGTTTGGCGACCAGCTGTACTATTTTATTGGCCGCGCGAAAGGCAAAAGTGCTATCGACAAAAGACCGAAATGGAAAGCCAAATCCGCACGAGTATTTCACTTATTAAATAAGCACCAAATCTTGCTTATTTTGGGCTTTCGTTTCTTGTACGGTATACGCACGGTGACGCCATTTTTGATTGGCGCAAGTAATGTTCCTCCGCAGCGATTTATTGTGCTTAACGTTATCGGTGCGCTTATCTGGGCAATTGCTGTCGGTGTACTGGGCTATCTGTTTGGCAATACCGTTGAAATATTCCTGCATAATATCAAGCATTACGAGATGACCTTCTTTGCCGCGGTCTGTTTCTGTGGTGTGGTGTTATGGTCTTGGAAACGTTGGAAAAACGTCAATAAATAG
- a CDS encoding methyl-accepting chemotaxis protein: MNNTNQQIIDQEVSFPKDMELVSTTDVRGYITYANEEFCRIAGFTLEELMNKNHNIVRHPSMPKEAFQDLWDHLKKEQNWRGAVKNRCKDGRYYWVDAFVTPIYENGKLVGYQSVRRNLTPAIRKRAEVAYAKLLNGQRAMPLFDFKASTKLTLSLIASIVLILGTIFVSPYLSVLLPFVYIVLFYGDIITNSRYNEELSGVYDSISRYIYCDHPKNNAEFHIRMQKGKVKTIVGRTLDSGRELLSKVKQMQQLSKNSQDNIEVQTEELEKISTAVEEMVATIHEVARNSAQTSDQVRNASQLCQMVMKNIHSTETKVVDLADEVNNSAAATDLLAEKIEQIDSVMNEIQGVAEQTNLLALNAAIEAARAGEQGRGFAVVADEVRALSQRTHKATEGIQSSMKEVVSTLTTLKKTMQAGEKAAQSCVEDTSNTKASVSDLSEAVRIIDDAATQISTAAEQQSVVAKEINENLTTIKDASGRNLNDANSVYELANDVQRKADQLANLGMSFKA; the protein is encoded by the coding sequence ATGAATAACACAAATCAACAAATCATCGATCAGGAAGTATCTTTTCCTAAAGACATGGAATTGGTATCAACGACAGACGTCCGTGGTTACATCACTTATGCCAACGAAGAGTTTTGTCGTATAGCTGGGTTTACTCTCGAAGAGTTAATGAATAAAAACCACAATATCGTTCGACATCCCTCGATGCCGAAAGAAGCGTTTCAGGATTTGTGGGATCATTTGAAGAAAGAGCAAAACTGGCGAGGCGCGGTTAAAAATCGCTGTAAAGACGGCCGTTATTATTGGGTGGACGCGTTTGTTACGCCCATCTATGAAAACGGTAAATTGGTTGGCTATCAATCGGTGCGTCGTAATCTAACGCCTGCGATACGTAAACGGGCTGAAGTCGCTTACGCCAAACTACTGAATGGTCAACGTGCCATGCCCCTGTTTGATTTCAAAGCATCGACAAAGCTCACTCTAAGTCTTATCGCGAGTATTGTGCTGATATTGGGGACCATTTTTGTTAGTCCTTATTTGTCAGTGCTACTGCCGTTTGTCTACATAGTTTTGTTCTATGGAGACATCATCACCAACTCTCGTTACAACGAGGAGCTCTCTGGGGTGTATGACAGTATTTCTCGTTATATCTACTGCGATCATCCCAAAAATAACGCTGAATTTCACATCCGTATGCAAAAAGGCAAGGTCAAGACCATTGTTGGGCGCACCTTAGACAGTGGGCGTGAACTGCTCAGTAAAGTTAAGCAGATGCAGCAGTTGTCCAAAAACAGTCAGGACAACATCGAAGTTCAGACCGAAGAGCTTGAAAAAATTTCGACGGCGGTCGAAGAGATGGTCGCTACCATTCACGAGGTTGCTCGAAACAGTGCGCAAACGTCGGATCAAGTAAGAAATGCATCACAGCTGTGCCAAATGGTGATGAAGAATATTCACTCTACTGAGACAAAAGTGGTTGATCTGGCCGATGAGGTGAACAATTCAGCAGCAGCTACCGATCTGCTCGCCGAGAAAATCGAGCAGATTGATTCTGTGATGAATGAAATTCAAGGTGTCGCTGAGCAAACCAACTTACTGGCACTTAACGCCGCTATTGAAGCAGCGCGCGCGGGTGAACAGGGACGAGGCTTTGCAGTGGTAGCCGATGAAGTTCGCGCACTGAGTCAACGTACCCACAAAGCGACCGAAGGGATTCAGTCGTCGATGAAAGAAGTGGTTTCCACACTCACCACGTTGAAGAAAACCATGCAAGCGGGAGAAAAAGCCGCACAAAGTTGTGTGGAAGATACCAGCAATACCAAAGCCAGTGTGTCGGATTTATCTGAGGCTGTGCGAATAATCGATGATGCCGCAACCCAGATTTCGACTGCAGCAGAGCAGCAAAGTGTGGTGGCTAAAGAGATTAATGAAAACTTAACCACCATTAAAGATGCCTCTGGCCGCAACTTAAACGATGCCAATAGTGTCTACGAACTGGCTAACGACGTGCAGCGTAAAGCCGACCAATTGGCCAACTTAGGGATGTCGTTTAAAGCGTAA
- a CDS encoding LysR family transcriptional regulator — MLKTTLEQWQVLRAVVEQGSIAKAAEQTFKSQPAISYQLTQLQQRLGVEILNLQGRKLVLTEQGRVLLEQAVFILDQWRDLETRAEALTQGERAVISLVVDSLFPKAQLFSGLKRFNQQYPNTHVHVKETVRDEGVMLLKQSEDDLYIISAPDSLNLEKRVVLNVSVIPVAHRDHPIFNLPADLRIAQLKCVPMIQVVDKYHQQQPANAGQRYQDSWFFTSLNSAIDAILNQLGYGWIPVSEIEKHLQDGVLKPIFDDGQQQRNSTLYLIKNQDARHDSVIHALENALIDGLLA; from the coding sequence ATGTTAAAAACAACCCTTGAACAATGGCAGGTGCTAAGAGCAGTTGTCGAGCAAGGCAGCATTGCCAAAGCAGCCGAGCAAACATTTAAAAGCCAACCCGCCATCAGCTATCAGTTAACCCAGTTACAACAACGCCTTGGTGTAGAGATCCTCAATCTACAAGGGCGTAAACTGGTTCTAACCGAACAAGGTCGTGTCCTGCTCGAACAAGCGGTGTTTATTTTGGATCAGTGGCGAGATCTAGAAACGCGCGCAGAAGCACTGACCCAAGGGGAACGTGCGGTGATTAGCTTAGTGGTAGATAGCCTATTCCCTAAGGCGCAGTTATTTTCCGGATTGAAGCGCTTTAACCAGCAATACCCCAACACACATGTGCACGTTAAAGAGACCGTTCGAGATGAAGGGGTGATGCTCCTCAAACAGTCGGAAGATGATCTTTATATCATCAGCGCTCCCGATAGCCTTAACCTCGAAAAGCGCGTGGTACTGAATGTCAGCGTGATTCCGGTGGCGCACCGTGACCACCCCATTTTTAATCTGCCGGCAGATTTACGTATCGCGCAGTTAAAATGCGTTCCCATGATTCAAGTGGTGGACAAATACCACCAGCAACAACCCGCTAATGCAGGGCAACGCTACCAAGATTCCTGGTTTTTTACCTCGCTTAATTCCGCGATTGATGCCATTTTGAATCAACTTGGTTACGGTTGGATTCCGGTGAGTGAGATAGAGAAGCATCTGCAAGATGGGGTTTTAAAACCCATTTTTGACGACGGGCAACAGCAGCGCAATTCCACGCTTTACTTAATAAAAAATCAGGACGCCCGCCACGACAGTGTCATACACGCCTTGGAGAACGCCCTGATTGATGGTTTACTTGCTTAA
- a CDS encoding phenolic acid decarboxylase — protein sequence MFDVNDLSGIVGKHLVYTYDNGWNYEFYFKNENTADYRIHSGIVGNRWVKDQHVYLVRVAKDVYKVSWTEPTGTDVSLIANLADKVFHGTIFFPRWVINDPKKTVCFQNEHIAQMEAYRAEGPAYPTEVIDEFATITFVRDAGKNNEEVINCPASELPANFPENLK from the coding sequence ATGTTCGATGTAAATGATCTAAGCGGTATCGTTGGTAAACACCTAGTTTATACCTATGACAATGGTTGGAACTATGAATTCTATTTCAAAAACGAAAACACCGCTGACTACCGTATTCACAGCGGCATCGTAGGCAACCGTTGGGTAAAAGACCAACACGTTTACCTCGTTCGCGTAGCAAAAGACGTATACAAAGTGTCATGGACAGAACCTACTGGTACTGACGTAAGTTTGATTGCCAACCTTGCCGATAAAGTGTTCCACGGTACTATCTTCTTCCCACGTTGGGTTATCAACGATCCTAAGAAAACCGTATGTTTCCAAAACGAACACATCGCTCAAATGGAAGCTTACCGCGCAGAAGGTCCAGCATACCCAACTGAAGTGATTGATGAATTTGCAACGATCACATTTGTACGTGATGCAGGCAAAAATAACGAAGAAGTGATCAATTGCCCTGCAAGCGAATTGCCAGCAAACTTCCCAGAAAATCTAAAATAA
- a CDS encoding glycerophosphoryl diester phosphodiesterase produces MSLVIVGHRGVAAHFPENTRVSVQAAIDLGLNWVEVDVQPTKDNILVVCHDHTIDRCSDGQGRIDEMTLEELRQRDFGTWFDPKFANEPIMTLAELLSLATEHSLGLNIEVKVDRHDVAAVASQLKEQLDQCLLPKDKIMLSSFSHDIIRQLYTHCPGYKLGVLTERLTQNDRRVLKEVRAFSCNVNYKWLTQRHIADLHRDGYQVWCYTVNKPEKFSLLNQVDGIFSDDPARFFK; encoded by the coding sequence ATGTCACTTGTTATTGTTGGTCACCGGGGAGTGGCTGCCCATTTCCCGGAAAATACCCGTGTTAGTGTTCAGGCAGCAATTGATTTAGGCCTGAACTGGGTTGAAGTGGATGTTCAGCCAACGAAAGATAATATTTTGGTCGTTTGTCACGACCACACCATTGACCGTTGCAGTGACGGCCAAGGGCGTATTGATGAAATGACATTAGAAGAGTTACGTCAGCGGGATTTTGGCACTTGGTTTGACCCCAAGTTTGCCAATGAACCGATTATGACGCTCGCAGAGTTACTCTCTTTAGCCACAGAGCATTCATTGGGTCTTAATATCGAGGTAAAAGTCGATCGTCATGATGTCGCAGCGGTTGCTTCTCAACTTAAAGAACAGCTCGACCAATGTCTGTTACCCAAAGACAAAATCATGCTATCGAGTTTTAGTCATGACATTATTCGCCAACTCTACACACACTGCCCCGGTTATAAGTTAGGTGTATTGACCGAACGCCTAACTCAAAATGATCGACGTGTGTTAAAGGAGGTCCGCGCGTTCAGTTGTAACGTCAATTACAAGTGGCTAACCCAACGCCATATTGCAGACTTACATCGCGATGGCTACCAAGTGTGGTGCTACACCGTTAATAAACCAGAGAAATTCTCTCTGTTGAATCAAGTGGATGGTATTTTCAGTGACGATCCTGCCCGCTTTTTTAAATAA
- a CDS encoding DeoR/GlpR family DNA-binding transcription regulator, protein MSLSTRQKQILQELQQSQGVLTSGHLAQHLDVSVQTIRKDMNELNDLGLLKRVHGGVCLPTPNDNLSFSNRELQNSAQKQQIAQLLVNHLPEQTSIFLGIGTTPKYVAQALLDHSGLTVITNNLNAALVLSHNPNISLHLAGGAVRHSDQDTVGEITTDFYRQFNIKIGVFGVGGLNAKGELLDFTPEEAALNRAIISQSEQCWLVADHTKYGRYAPVVSATLNDIDRLFVDKPTVALKKLCQAKGVEIVSADDRSHEQKE, encoded by the coding sequence GTGAGCCTTTCGACGAGACAAAAGCAGATCTTACAAGAATTACAGCAATCACAGGGGGTTCTCACCAGCGGCCATTTGGCACAACATTTAGATGTCTCGGTGCAAACGATCCGCAAGGACATGAACGAACTCAATGACCTAGGCTTGCTTAAACGCGTACATGGCGGTGTCTGTTTACCCACTCCCAACGATAACTTGTCATTTTCCAATCGTGAACTGCAAAACAGTGCGCAAAAACAGCAGATAGCCCAATTATTGGTCAATCATCTCCCCGAACAAACCAGTATTTTTTTGGGTATCGGCACAACACCAAAATATGTCGCACAAGCGTTGTTGGATCATTCGGGACTCACCGTTATCACCAACAACCTTAACGCGGCATTGGTGCTCAGTCACAATCCCAATATCTCGTTGCACCTCGCTGGTGGTGCCGTGCGCCACTCAGATCAAGATACCGTGGGTGAAATCACGACGGATTTTTATCGTCAATTTAATATTAAGATTGGCGTGTTTGGGGTGGGCGGTTTAAATGCCAAAGGAGAGCTACTTGACTTTACTCCTGAAGAGGCAGCATTAAACCGCGCGATCATTAGCCAAAGTGAACAATGTTGGCTTGTCGCAGATCATACAAAATACGGTCGCTATGCCCCTGTAGTTAGCGCTACACTAAATGACATCGATCGCCTGTTTGTTGATAAACCCACCGTTGCTTTGAAAAAACTCTGCCAAGCGAAGGGTGTGGAGATTGTCAGCGCGGATGACCGATCTCACGAACAAAAGGAATAA
- the ugpC gene encoding sn-glycerol-3-phosphate ABC transporter ATP-binding protein UgpC — translation MLKLQDIVKTYENGHRAVRGINLDIQHGEFIVLVGPSGCGKSSLLRSIAGLETINSGAIYLNGRRVDQVKPAERDIAMVFQNYALYPHMTVYQNLAYGLKNRGVDRETIEQKIHSVAATLKIEAYLDRKPAKLSGGQRQRVAMGRAIVRDPQLFLFDEPLSNLDAALRSHMRLEIKKLQRQLNVTSVYVTHDQVEAMTLADRIVVLKEGSIEQIGTPQEVYHQPASTFVASFIGSPAMNFISAEASHNALRVVGQTLALSTPITSPNITLGIRPEQALLHCDEPALKLRFKVSVIEPLGPNQLVHGVIVDGQQQQPFVALTAEMTLPIGEEIDLWIPLAQLHLFDEQGKRIHSQCQLS, via the coding sequence ATGCTCAAGTTGCAGGATATTGTGAAAACTTACGAAAATGGTCATCGCGCAGTGCGAGGCATCAACCTTGATATCCAACATGGTGAGTTCATCGTGTTAGTCGGTCCATCGGGATGTGGTAAATCGTCGCTGCTGCGTTCGATTGCCGGGCTTGAAACCATCAACTCTGGTGCGATTTATCTTAATGGACGTCGCGTCGACCAAGTGAAACCTGCCGAGCGCGATATTGCGATGGTGTTTCAAAACTACGCCCTTTATCCACACATGACGGTGTACCAAAATTTGGCTTATGGTCTGAAAAATCGCGGTGTTGATCGCGAGACGATTGAGCAGAAAATTCACTCTGTCGCTGCCACGCTAAAAATTGAAGCGTATCTCGATCGTAAGCCAGCAAAACTTTCTGGCGGTCAACGCCAACGCGTAGCAATGGGCCGAGCAATTGTACGCGACCCACAGCTGTTTTTGTTTGATGAACCTTTATCAAACCTTGATGCAGCACTGCGCTCCCATATGCGTTTAGAGATCAAAAAACTGCAGCGACAACTGAATGTGACCAGCGTTTACGTCACCCACGACCAAGTCGAAGCGATGACCCTTGCCGACCGCATTGTGGTGCTCAAAGAAGGCAGTATTGAACAAATTGGTACGCCCCAAGAGGTCTATCACCAACCGGCTTCCACTTTCGTCGCCAGTTTCATTGGTAGCCCCGCGATGAATTTCATTAGCGCCGAAGCTTCACACAACGCGCTGCGTGTGGTGGGACAAACCTTAGCACTTTCAACCCCGATTACCTCACCTAACATCACCTTAGGCATTCGCCCTGAACAAGCCCTGCTACACTGTGATGAACCTGCGCTTAAACTGCGTTTTAAAGTAAGCGTCATTGAACCATTAGGACCAAATCAGTTAGTCCATGGCGTCATTGTTGATGGGCAGCAACAGCAGCCATTTGTAGCGTTGACAGCAGAAATGACGCTTCCGATTGGCGAGGAGATTGACCTTTGGATTCCACTGGCACAGTTGCATCTCTTTGACGAGCAAGGCAAACGGATTCATAGCCAGTGTCAGTTATCATGA
- the ugpE gene encoding sn-glycerol-3-phosphate ABC transporter permease UgpE, with protein sequence MKRIQWVDHLILILGVLFMLAPVWLIFASSTHEPNSIISNGLQWDIGKQGLEAYKEAWSQGLGFAGDVTAQTMIINSLIMGLGFAIGKIIISMIAAYALVYFRLPYATAWFWLIFVTLLLPLEVRIIPSYEVVTQLGMLNHYSGLILPLIASATATFFFRQFYQTLPDELYEAAQLDNAGPIRFFIDMVLPLSRTMMAAIFIIMFVVGWNQYLWPMMITTDEHYYTIIMGIKQMLNNISEAKMPRYDYAFAMIIFAMLPPVLIVAIFQRYFVKGLVESEK encoded by the coding sequence ATGAAACGGATTCAATGGGTTGACCATCTTATCTTGATTTTGGGCGTGCTATTTATGCTCGCGCCCGTGTGGCTCATTTTTGCCAGTTCCACTCACGAGCCTAACTCGATTATCAGTAATGGACTGCAATGGGACATCGGTAAACAAGGGCTTGAAGCTTATAAAGAGGCGTGGTCACAAGGGTTAGGCTTTGCTGGCGATGTCACGGCGCAAACCATGATCATCAATTCACTGATCATGGGCCTGGGTTTTGCTATCGGTAAAATCATTATTTCGATGATCGCGGCCTACGCACTGGTCTACTTTCGTTTACCGTACGCCACGGCTTGGTTCTGGCTGATTTTTGTCACCTTGTTACTGCCACTGGAAGTGCGCATCATCCCTTCCTATGAGGTGGTCACCCAATTAGGCATGCTTAACCACTACTCAGGGTTAATCTTGCCCTTAATAGCTTCGGCGACGGCGACGTTTTTCTTTCGTCAGTTCTATCAGACCCTACCTGATGAGCTCTATGAAGCCGCTCAGTTAGATAATGCTGGCCCAATTCGCTTTTTCATCGACATGGTTTTACCCCTATCACGAACCATGATGGCGGCCATTTTTATCATCATGTTTGTCGTGGGTTGGAACCAATACCTTTGGCCGATGATGATCACCACTGACGAACATTACTACACCATCATTATGGGCATTAAACAGATGCTCAATAACATCAGCGAAGCCAAGATGCCCCGTTACGATTATGCCTTTGCCATGATCATCTTCGCCATGTTACCGCCCGTACTTATCGTGGCAATTTTCCAACGTTATTTTGTAAAAGGATTAGTCGAAAGTGAAAAATAA
- a CDS encoding ABC transporter permease subunit: MQRRQQFQHSLLPYALLFPQIAIIAVFFLYPAGEALVMSFHLEDPWGLTSNFVGLENYLILFSSPDYLQSLGFTLLFAALVAFFSLAIALLLAVKANQILHGQSVYRTTLTWVYAVAPAVAGLIGGFMFDPSIGILTQALQSIGWDFSAQTKPNDALFALVLVSVWKQVPVNFVYFLAGLQSISLAVREASMLDCASDLRRFWTITFPLLAPTGFFLLVINLTYAFFDTFGVIDTMTGGGPGGSTTSLVYKVYQDGFIGADLGGSAAQSVVLLILVLLLTAIQFRVVEKRIHY, from the coding sequence GTGCAACGTCGACAACAATTTCAACACAGCCTACTTCCTTATGCGCTGCTGTTTCCGCAAATCGCCATCATCGCTGTTTTTTTCCTCTACCCAGCAGGTGAAGCGCTGGTGATGTCTTTCCATTTGGAAGACCCTTGGGGGCTCACCTCTAACTTTGTCGGATTAGAAAACTATCTGATCCTGTTTTCTTCTCCTGATTACCTGCAATCGCTTGGTTTTACGCTACTTTTTGCTGCATTAGTGGCGTTTTTCTCATTAGCCATTGCGTTGCTATTGGCGGTCAAGGCCAACCAAATTCTCCACGGGCAAAGTGTATATCGCACCACTCTTACTTGGGTGTACGCCGTTGCCCCCGCGGTAGCTGGGCTTATCGGAGGATTTATGTTCGATCCCAGCATTGGCATTTTAACCCAAGCCCTTCAGTCAATCGGCTGGGATTTTTCCGCGCAGACCAAACCGAACGATGCTCTATTTGCGCTGGTGTTGGTTTCCGTGTGGAAGCAAGTTCCGGTTAACTTTGTCTACTTCCTAGCTGGGCTTCAATCCATTTCACTGGCGGTGCGTGAAGCGTCGATGTTGGATTGTGCCAGCGATCTGCGCCGCTTTTGGACCATCACCTTTCCCCTGCTCGCCCCAACTGGCTTTTTCCTGCTGGTGATCAATCTCACCTACGCCTTCTTCGATACCTTTGGGGTTATCGACACCATGACGGGCGGTGGCCCAGGCGGAAGTACCACCTCGTTAGTTTATAAGGTCTATCAAGATGGCTTTATCGGTGCGGATTTAGGTGGCAGTGCCGCGCAATCGGTGGTGCTACTGATCTTAGTGCTGCTACTGACTGCCATACAGTTTCGCGTGGTAGAAAAACGCATCCACTATTAG